Proteins from a single region of bacterium:
- a CDS encoding sigma-54-dependent Fis family transcriptional regulator: EIGELDPRSQVKLLRVLQDQTYEPLGSSATQHLDIRVISATNCDLNAAISEGSFREDLLYRINLMTLRLPSLAERPTDIPLLANHFLARAAAVFGEDRRPLKIASDALRWLQAQPWPGNVRQLAQFLARAVLVACDHTVDIGTCEQVAVMDSARSESSSLPPVGTMTVDEIEKAMIEKSLRYHDGNLSRAAESLGLSRAALYRRLEKYRIET; this comes from the coding sequence GAAATCGGAGAGCTCGATCCTCGCAGCCAGGTGAAACTGCTCCGCGTGCTCCAGGACCAGACCTACGAGCCCCTGGGCTCGAGCGCCACACAACATCTCGACATTCGAGTGATCTCCGCCACCAACTGCGATCTCAATGCGGCGATCTCCGAGGGCTCGTTCAGAGAAGACCTGCTCTATCGCATCAACCTGATGACGTTGCGTCTGCCGTCGCTGGCCGAACGGCCGACGGACATCCCGCTTCTGGCGAATCACTTCCTGGCCCGGGCGGCCGCGGTCTTCGGCGAGGACCGCCGTCCGTTGAAGATCGCGTCTGATGCGTTACGCTGGCTGCAGGCTCAGCCCTGGCCCGGAAACGTCAGACAGCTGGCACAGTTTCTGGCCCGGGCGGTGCTCGTCGCCTGCGACCATACCGTCGACATCGGGACCTGCGAGCAGGTCGCCGTGATGGACAGCGCCAGATCCGAGTCGAGCAGCCTGCCGCCGGTAGGTACGATGACCGTTGACGAGATCGAAAAGGCGATGATCGAAAAGAGCCTGCGATACCACGACGGGAATCTGAGCAGGGCGGCCGAGTCGCTGGGGCTCAGTCGCGCGGCGCTCTACCGGCGATTGGAGAAGTACCGGATCGAGACGTGA